In Segnochrobactrum spirostomi, the DNA window ACTCCACGTCCGCAGCCCGATCGCGCCGAAGCCGATCCTGGTGCGCCTCTCGGCCGGCGAGGCCGATCGCCGGGCGCTGCGTCCGGGTCTCGACGTCGCCTTCGGCTGGTCCGCCGCCGACACCCGCCTTTTCCTCGATTGATCCCGTCAGGAGCGCCGCCGATGGCCCAGAAGATCGTCGCCTTCTTCCCCGAAGCCGCCTATGGGCCGGCGCTCAACTCGGTCGGCATCGCCCAGGCCGTGGAGGCGCTCGGCCACAAGGCGGTGTTCCTCTCCGATCCCGGCTTCGTCGAGGTCTATCAGGGCTACGGCTTCGAGGCGCACCCCGTGAACCTCTCGGAGCCGATGCCGGCCGAGCAGATGGCGAAGTTCTGGGAGGACTTCATCAACGGCCACATCCCGAACTTCCGCAAATCGCCTTACGACCAGATCGACAATTACGTGAAGGATTGCTGGACCGCGATCGTCGACAGCGCCAAATGGGCGCAGAAGGACCTGCCGGGCGTGCTCGCCAAGATCAAGCCGGACCTGATCTGCGTCGACAACGTGATCCTATTCCCGGCGATCAAGCAATACGGCAAGCCGTGGGTGCGCATCATCTCGTGCTCGGAGAACGAGATCGAGGACGAGGCGATCCCGCCCCACCTGTCGGGCTGTGCCGAGACGGATCGCGAGGGCCATGCCCGCTTCCGCGAGCGTTTCAACACGGTGATCCGGCCGATCCACGACGATTTCAACGCCTTCCTCGCCGACACGGGCGAGGCCGCCTATCCGATCGGGCAGTTCTTCGAGGCGTCGCCTCACATGAACCTGCTGCTCTATCCGGAGCCGGTGAAGTTCAACCGCGCCCATCCGCTGCCGGCGGAGCGCTTCCAATATCTCGAAGGCTGCGTGCGCAAGGAGGCGGCCTACGAAGTGCCGACCTTCGCCGCCCACGACGACAAGCCGCTGCTCTACGTCTCGTTCGGCAGCCTCGGCGCCGGCGACACCGAACTCCTGAAGCGCATCATCGCGGTGATCGGCAAGCTCCCCTACCGGGCACTCGTCAATGTCGGCGGCTACAAGGATCAATATTCCGACGTGCCGCCGAACGTCATCATCGACGGCTGGTTTCCGCAGCCCTCGGTGATCCCGCAGGTCGACGCGGTGATCCACCACGGCGGCAACAACTCGTTCACGGAATGCCTCTATTTCGGCAAGCCCGCGATCATCATGCCCTATGTGTGGGACGGCCACGACAACGCGACGCGCGTCGAGGAAACCGGCCACGGCTTCAAGATGCCGCGCTACGAATGGACCGACGACGAGCTCGCCGCAAAGATCGAAGCCTGCCTGACCGATGCGGCGATGAAGGCGAAGCTCGCCGCGACCAGCGCCCACATGCAGGCGCAGAGCGGCCCGGCCAAGGCGGCCAAGATTCTGGAAGGATTGATGTCGTGAGCGCTCCCGCCTCGTCCGCGCCGCACTTCGCGGAAGCGACCACCCGCACCGATCTCGTCGATTGGGGCGTCCAGTCGGACGCCATCGAGGGCGTTTCCCATTCGAGCGGCCGGCTTCTCTACAAGGGGCCGAACAACCAGCCGGAAAGCGGCCTCTGGGTCTGCACGCCGGGACGCTGGCGGCTGTCGATCCCGCGCGACGAGTTCTGTCACTTCGTGGCCGGCCGGGCGACGTATCGTTCCGACGCGGGCGAGGTGATCGAGATCGTGCCCGGCACCTGCGTGCTGTTCCCCGCCGGCTGGACCGGCGAATGCACCGTCCACGAGACGATGCGCAATCTCTACATGCTGGCCTGATCGGCCTCGAACACGGATTTCATGATGACGACACCGGTGCTCTACAACCCGCTCGACGTGACCGATCTCAAGGATTGGGGCGTCATCCCGACCATGATCGAGGGCGCGTCGCACACCTCGGGCGTGCTGCTCCACAAGGGTCCCGAAGGCCGCTCCGAATGCGGCATCTGGGTCTGCACGCCGGGCAAATGGGAGTGCCACGTCACCCGCGACGAGTTCTGCCACTTCCTCGCCGGGCGGGCGACCTATGTCCACGAGAGCGGCGAGGTGATCGAGATCGTGCCCGACACCGCCGCCTTCTTCCCGCAGGACTGGAAGGGCGTCTGCACCGTCCACGAGACGGTGCGCAAGGTCTACATGATCCGCTGACGGCCGGCGCTCCGACGCGCCCAGAGGGGGCGCCCGCGCCCCTCTTCGAATTCCAGGGGGGCGTCCGCGTCCCCCTCCCTCTTCCGGGCGACCTCTCGAAGGTAGCCCGCGTCGTCCCCGACGACGCCTCTCACGCTGCGGTGCCTGCCATGTCGCTCTCCGGCTCCGATGCGGCGCGATCCTTCGCCGCCGATCGCCCCTCGTTCTTCCTGAACCCGTTCTGGCACACCGGCGCCGGCCCCGCCGTCCCGGTGATCGATCCGGCGACGCTCGAGCCCGTCGGCAGCCGGGGCGAGACGACGGCGGACGAGATCGAGACGGTGCTCACCCGGCTCAACGCGGCCCAGACGGCGTGGAAGACGGTCGACGCAAAGTCCCGCGCCCGCCTCCTCCACAAGGTCGCCTCGACGATCGAGG includes these proteins:
- a CDS encoding cupin domain-containing protein — protein: MTTPVLYNPLDVTDLKDWGVIPTMIEGASHTSGVLLHKGPEGRSECGIWVCTPGKWECHVTRDEFCHFLAGRATYVHESGEVIEIVPDTAAFFPQDWKGVCTVHETVRKVYMIR
- a CDS encoding nucleotide disphospho-sugar-binding domain-containing protein, translated to MAQKIVAFFPEAAYGPALNSVGIAQAVEALGHKAVFLSDPGFVEVYQGYGFEAHPVNLSEPMPAEQMAKFWEDFINGHIPNFRKSPYDQIDNYVKDCWTAIVDSAKWAQKDLPGVLAKIKPDLICVDNVILFPAIKQYGKPWVRIISCSENEIEDEAIPPHLSGCAETDREGHARFRERFNTVIRPIHDDFNAFLADTGEAAYPIGQFFEASPHMNLLLYPEPVKFNRAHPLPAERFQYLEGCVRKEAAYEVPTFAAHDDKPLLYVSFGSLGAGDTELLKRIIAVIGKLPYRALVNVGGYKDQYSDVPPNVIIDGWFPQPSVIPQVDAVIHHGGNNSFTECLYFGKPAIIMPYVWDGHDNATRVEETGHGFKMPRYEWTDDELAAKIEACLTDAAMKAKLAATSAHMQAQSGPAKAAKILEGLMS
- a CDS encoding cupin domain-containing protein, which produces MSAPASSAPHFAEATTRTDLVDWGVQSDAIEGVSHSSGRLLYKGPNNQPESGLWVCTPGRWRLSIPRDEFCHFVAGRATYRSDAGEVIEIVPGTCVLFPAGWTGECTVHETMRNLYMLA